Within Candidatus Melainabacteria bacterium, the genomic segment GACACCTTATGCTCGTTGGACTGAGCATGGATAGCCTGCCGGCGCGTCGATTCGGTCGCCGCTGGATCGGCTGGAGCGCCGGACTGAATCACTATTTCAACCGCGCCACGTTGCAATTGCTCCTCGAAAAAGCCGGATTCGAGCGAATCCTACTAGCACCAGACAAAAGACATTACACAATAGAGCATGCCAGGAGCCAGATCAGTCGACTGCCAGAGCAACAGCCACGGCGCTTACTCTGGTCAATGCTCGCGATGCTGCCGAAATCAATACAGCAGAAAGAAGTTCAGCTTGAATCATCGGCCGTAGTGGTGATGTCGCGGAAGACTGAAGTTCTCGGCAGAAACAAACTATCTGTGATCATGCCAGTCTTCAATGAGAAGCGCACCTTCATGGACTCTTTCACGAAAGTGAACCAGCGCGTCCAGGAAGGTATCGCAGGCGTAGATCAAGTCGAGATAATCATAGTCGAAAGCAACTCCACCGACGGTTCTCGCGAACTCGTTCACTCTGTCGTCAACGACAACGTGCGCCTGGTGCTTGAAGAAAAACCCCAAGGCAAAGGGCACGCTGTGCGAACCGGGTTGAAGCATGCCACCGGCGAAATATGCATTATTCAAGACGCAGACCTTGAATACGACGTCTATGACTACGATGCATTGATCAAGCCTTTAGTTGAATATCGGCAAACTTTTGTCCTCGGCACTCGCCATTCAGGCAATTGGAAAATTCGAAAGTTTGCCGGCGAAGCAGTCATGGCATTCGTCTGCAACTTTGGCCACATCTTGTTTACAACAATCATCAATGTATTCTGCGGCCAAAATCTGACTGACCCATTCACAATGTACAAGGTCTTCAGACGCGAATGTATTTACAAACTAAAATTCGAATGCAACCGATTTGATTTCGACCACGAACTCTTAATCAAGTTGGTCAAGAAGGGCTACCGCCCTATCGAAATCCCGGTCAACTATAACGCCAGAGGGTTTGCCGAAGGCAAGAAAATTGCAGTCATTCGCGATCCGATCACATGGATCATTGCTGACTTCAAGTATTTTTTTGCAAGTCCATTCGACGACGACTATCTAATCAAAAATTCCGCACTGTTTAGTATTGAGGCGAAGAACAGCGCAGCCGATTTTCCGAATAGCTCGGGTTGAGGTAAGAGTCCCGACGTTGATTGAAAAGGCAGAAGAGCAGAACGATTAGCCACGAATCGAGACTTGTATGATAATTGAGTGCGGTTTCCGGGCAAGATTTAAGTAATGAACGTTCCGAAAGAAAACCTCCAGCCAGCCAGCACGGAGCACGCCGACCAAGCAGCGGTGCTCACCTATCCGTGGATGTTCGGACGCACATTCGACATCATGTTCTTTTTCGTGCCAATCCTGATAGGGGTGGCATGTTTCACCATGTCTCAGCTGTCCTGGGTGAGTTCATCAGCGATCTGGTTGTTTCTTGCGCTGGACGCATTCGGCGCCGGTCCCTTTCACTTCGGACCGACCTGGTTTGC encodes:
- a CDS encoding glycosyltransferase, translated to MTSSVCVLCSQSESIFAFARGEARIVRCAGCELLRREPAAPFEPNTVLAENESRPELLASQRYVRCIAEQGLQGAKILYAGLSQRDLFATLLAEAGHSVTYFDHTSISENSAEAEEEFDCLVLYQTLERTPDPYELLRQMRKRLRADGHLMLVGLSMDSLPARRFGRRWIGWSAGLNHYFNRATLQLLLEKAGFERILLAPDKRHYTIEHARSQISRLPEQQPRRLLWSMLAMLPKSIQQKEVQLESSAVVVMSRKTEVLGRNKLSVIMPVFNEKRTFMDSFTKVNQRVQEGIAGVDQVEIIIVESNSTDGSRELVHSVVNDNVRLVLEEKPQGKGHAVRTGLKHATGEICIIQDADLEYDVYDYDALIKPLVEYRQTFVLGTRHSGNWKIRKFAGEAVMAFVCNFGHILFTTIINVFCGQNLTDPFTMYKVFRRECIYKLKFECNRFDFDHELLIKLVKKGYRPIEIPVNYNARGFAEGKKIAVIRDPITWIIADFKYFFASPFDDDYLIKNSALFSIEAKNSAADFPNSSG